Proteins encoded by one window of Parabacteroides sp. FAFU027:
- a CDS encoding SusC/RagA family TonB-linked outer membrane protein, with product MKNAILHRPLSLLLLLVFFPICAFAQTITVKGVVKDEKGETLPGVNVVETGTKNGTITGVDGKFQIKVSGQSSISFSFVGFDTKTVSVKGQTQISVVLQENKKQLEEVVVIGYGNQRKEAVTGSVASIKGDIIREVPASNISQALQGRVAGVQMAQTSTKPGATMQIRIRGTRSINADNDPLIVLDGIPFSGTIADISPDDIKSIDILKDASATAIYGSRGANGVILITTNKGSKGQKEQVTYSGYYGFKNAVKYPMMNATEYAALRAIAGLNTPGADEPNVKNADGTYTYSANTDWQDLFYRTGTVQSHDLGVSSGNERGSYKFGAGYYRDEAVIPGSDYNRYSIRASVDQEVGKLFRIGFTTNNNFNITNGASLGMGGVLSMSPLVNPYNEDGTLKRVVAMPKDNQWVLTRESINALGDKWIDKTKAYGSYNSAYGELKIPGVEGLKARVNVGANYRQSNGGSYTGIGVFSSTPDSPNSASINNSLTTNWAVENLLTYDREFAEKHRVNAVALYSAEETQYNSSSFSRKNISGDNFQYFNLANSSTSSNDDITINPGGYSVSGLISYMGRVMYSYDDRYMISATIRTDASSRLAPGHKWHSYPALSLGWNINKESFMKDVTWLDALKLRLGYGQTSNQSVAPYATLGKLSTRPYNYGTSYATGYYVTDLPNPNLGWEYSITKNAGLDFSFLKHRLSGTFEYYTTDTKDLLLAVNLPVTSGVNTIMANVGSTRNNGWELSLNGVILDNVNGWTWEAGVNLYSNKNKIVKLNSGRDKDIDNWLFVGHPLNVIYDYKRIGIYQTDEEAKLYEGSQGKKGMIKVLYTGTYNADGTPTRIINEQADRQVIDCDPDFQGGFNTRVAYKGFDLSVVGAFQHGGILNSTLYGTSGYLNLEDGRRGQIKIDYWTESNTGAKFPAPNTPKSNDNPKYGSTLGYFDGSYLKVRTFTLGYNLNPKLTRKVGMERVRFYCTVQNPFVLFSPYHKQSGMDPETNSYANDGSTAAVAYSGNLKRLLTVGYNTPESHNYLMGLNITF from the coding sequence ATGAAAAACGCAATTCTACACAGGCCGCTGAGCCTATTGTTACTACTTGTATTTTTCCCGATATGTGCTTTCGCGCAAACGATTACCGTTAAAGGAGTCGTGAAAGACGAAAAGGGAGAGACCCTTCCGGGTGTGAATGTTGTGGAAACCGGTACAAAGAACGGAACGATCACAGGAGTTGACGGAAAGTTCCAGATCAAAGTATCCGGCCAATCCAGTATCTCATTTTCTTTTGTTGGTTTTGATACCAAAACTGTTTCAGTAAAAGGTCAAACGCAAATCAGTGTTGTTTTGCAGGAAAATAAAAAACAACTAGAAGAGGTCGTAGTTATCGGATACGGTAATCAAAGAAAAGAAGCTGTAACAGGATCTGTAGCCTCAATCAAAGGTGATATAATACGCGAAGTGCCGGCATCTAATATCTCACAGGCATTGCAAGGACGTGTAGCCGGTGTACAAATGGCACAAACATCCACTAAGCCGGGCGCTACCATGCAGATTCGTATCCGTGGTACACGTTCTATAAACGCAGATAACGATCCGTTGATTGTACTTGACGGTATTCCTTTCTCGGGAACAATTGCAGATATCAGTCCTGATGATATCAAAAGTATTGATATTTTGAAGGATGCTTCTGCGACTGCTATTTACGGTTCCCGTGGTGCAAATGGTGTTATTCTGATTACTACCAACAAAGGTTCAAAAGGTCAGAAGGAGCAGGTCACCTATAGTGGCTATTATGGCTTCAAAAATGCAGTCAAGTATCCGATGATGAATGCTACTGAATATGCAGCGCTGCGTGCGATAGCCGGCCTGAATACACCGGGAGCTGACGAGCCTAATGTGAAAAATGCAGACGGAACTTATACTTATTCAGCAAATACTGACTGGCAGGATTTGTTTTACCGTACCGGTACGGTGCAAAGTCATGACTTGGGTGTTTCCAGTGGTAATGAAAGGGGAAGCTATAAGTTTGGCGCCGGTTATTATCGGGATGAGGCTGTAATACCGGGGTCTGATTACAACCGTTATTCAATAAGAGCTTCTGTTGATCAGGAGGTTGGGAAACTATTCCGTATAGGATTTACTACAAACAACAACTTCAATATTACAAACGGAGCCAGCCTCGGAATGGGGGGCGTGTTAAGTATGTCTCCATTGGTAAATCCGTACAATGAGGATGGTACACTAAAAAGAGTTGTTGCTATGCCTAAAGATAACCAGTGGGTACTTACCCGTGAGAGTATTAATGCTTTGGGTGATAAATGGATAGATAAGACTAAAGCGTATGGTTCTTATAACTCTGCTTACGGGGAACTCAAGATTCCGGGAGTGGAAGGCCTGAAAGCGCGTGTAAACGTTGGTGCGAACTACCGTCAAAGTAATGGTGGTAGTTACACCGGAATTGGAGTCTTTAGTTCTACTCCTGATTCTCCAAACTCAGCTTCTATCAATAATTCACTCACTACCAACTGGGCTGTAGAGAACTTGTTGACTTACGATCGTGAATTTGCAGAAAAACACAGGGTAAACGCAGTTGCTCTATATTCGGCAGAAGAGACACAATACAATAGCTCTTCATTCTCCAGAAAAAATATCTCAGGCGATAATTTCCAGTATTTCAACCTGGCTAATAGTTCGACAAGTAGCAATGATGACATTACTATCAATCCCGGTGGATATTCAGTGAGTGGGCTAATATCATATATGGGACGTGTCATGTATTCGTATGATGATCGTTATATGATCAGTGCAACTATTCGTACTGACGCTTCTTCCCGATTAGCTCCGGGACACAAATGGCATAGCTATCCGGCATTATCATTAGGTTGGAATATTAATAAGGAATCCTTTATGAAAGATGTTACCTGGCTGGACGCCCTGAAGCTGCGTTTAGGTTACGGACAAACATCAAACCAATCAGTAGCTCCTTATGCTACACTGGGTAAATTAAGTACTCGTCCATATAACTATGGTACTTCTTATGCTACTGGATACTATGTGACAGATCTGCCCAACCCTAATTTGGGATGGGAATATTCTATCACCAAAAATGCAGGTCTTGACTTTTCATTCCTGAAACATCGTTTATCTGGTACATTTGAGTACTATACTACTGATACGAAAGATTTGTTATTGGCGGTAAATCTCCCTGTGACTTCTGGTGTTAACACTATTATGGCCAATGTGGGATCCACCCGGAATAATGGTTGGGAGCTTTCACTTAACGGCGTGATCCTAGATAACGTAAATGGTTGGACCTGGGAGGCTGGAGTTAACCTCTACTCCAACAAAAATAAGATTGTGAAGCTAAATTCCGGTCGTGATAAAGATATTGATAACTGGTTATTTGTAGGCCATCCGCTCAATGTAATCTATGACTATAAAAGAATTGGTATTTATCAGACCGATGAAGAGGCCAAGCTATATGAGGGATCACAGGGCAAAAAAGGGATGATTAAAGTTCTCTATACCGGTACATATAATGCTGATGGTACTCCGACAAGAATAATTAATGAGCAAGCAGACAGACAGGTTATTGATTGCGATCCTGATTTTCAGGGTGGTTTTAATACCCGTGTTGCCTATAAGGGATTTGACCTGAGTGTGGTAGGCGCATTCCAGCATGGAGGTATATTGAACAGCACACTCTATGGTACAAGTGGCTACCTGAATCTTGAGGATGGTCGTAGAGGCCAAATCAAGATCGACTACTGGACGGAAAGCAATACAGGTGCAAAATTCCCAGCTCCGAATACTCCAAAAAGTAATGATAACCCGAAATATGGATCTACATTGGGATATTTTGATGGCTCATATTTGAAAGTTCGCACCTTCACTTTAGGATACAACCTGAACCCCAAATTAACCCGTAAAGTCGGTATGGAAAGAGTACGTTTCTATTGCACAGTACAAAATCCATTCGTGTTGTTCTCTCCATATCACAAACAATCAGGTATGGACCCGGAAACCAACTCCTATGCTAATGATGGCTCCACTGCTGCTGTAGCGTATTCAGGGAACCTGAAGCGCTTGCTTACTGTGGGTTACAACACCCCGGAATCTCATAACTATCTGATGGGTCTAAATATAACTTTTTAA
- a CDS encoding two-component regulator propeller domain-containing protein, whose amino-acid sequence MKRSITLVLLIFLCLIQTVHAQTGTFYSPDKDLSNSLINSIYQDRRNYIWIATEDGLNKFDGVRFTIYKNRPGDSTSLKNNYVITMYEDSKGRFWVGCINGLLQYDRATDSFRDVAVYDGKQRVYSPIYSIIEKQDGEIWAATSRNGIVRIPKGNGPVQADRKLSAQLSSKFLVAIHQDSHGDIWIATDYRGVNRYSAKTGKVTQYKSPGEIGSNQISAICESCRGEIFVGTLSKGLFRFNPATNKFDAVPYKSGSGALPVKSLFVDKQKRLLVGTDGNGIKIYNEKEGCLEDFRIPWAPFDFSRMKVHAILQDKDGNLWTGIFQKGVFFSPNNPNKFNYLGYKSYTGNKIGSGCVMSVLKDRDNTLWVGTDNDGLYSIAPDGSSHHYTPLNDGKSVPGTIMSIVEGDNSTLWLGSYFDGFSRFDKHTGNCTYYDYTLEGQAANTFRNKVDCIARDPQNRLWIGTNGAGVYVFDPATSNYTAHYSYSAPKAFRLHSEWINTILCDHDGIIWVGTYDGFCSIDPRKGKISVYNMENKALPGNSVYSIIGDRKGNLWVGTSEGLACFNKKTHTSRFYTTKDGMADNVICGILEDESGNIWISTHGGISKLIVSQNKFVNHYAFDGLQGNEFSKGAAFRAPSGEMFFGGISGVTSFSPKEIKDKRTPLHLFLTGLYIMDRPVVQGQKSGRHQIIDGFISDVNTIRLSYKDNMFALAFSTFDFSNSRHVYYRYFMEGVSSQWMTTEKGVNRINFTNIDYGSYKLRVKACIHDTMSEEKVFYILISPPWYFSWWAKTIYFILFLLLMWGIAQYILNKIRYRQEIMRVEHAEQISEAKLQFFINISHEIRTPMTLIMSPLEKLIKENSDPEHQKLYQMMFRNSQRILSLINQLMDIRKIDKGQMTVKLREADLVGFIDDLMQTFEYQAVKRNIKFSFVHRDPQLNVWIDLNSFDKVLVNLLANAFKFTPDNGEITITMQREANESASGPLREYCEIVVSDTGIGLDADKIDKIFERFYQIDNEQEKVNFGTGIGLHLAKSLIELLHGELFARNKQEGLGSEFVIWLPLGSAHLAANEIETNGHKLPVKSAREGVETELEKQSLGKEKLPKARTNYRVLVVDDEDEIRHYLSRELSVYYHVSECRNGKEALDFILKEKPHLVISDVMMPEMDGITLCRKLKTNININHIPIILLTAKTGDDHVAEGLDTGADAYVVKPFNVELLKKQVANLIENRERLELKPVDAEQNKNLIKQVVLRPHDQVLLEKIMKIINDNIANPELNVETLAVGTGMSRVHMHRKLKELTNQSARDLIRTIRLQQAGEILKSQKQSISDIAYALGFSNLSHFSNSFREFYGMSPSEYAEKYRGDKNES is encoded by the coding sequence ATGAAGAGAAGCATAACCCTGGTTCTTCTTATCTTTTTGTGCCTGATACAAACCGTTCATGCACAGACCGGTACGTTCTATTCTCCGGACAAAGACCTTTCAAACAGCCTGATTAATTCCATTTACCAGGATCGGCGAAACTATATCTGGATAGCGACTGAAGATGGCCTCAATAAGTTTGACGGCGTCCGCTTTACCATTTACAAAAACAGACCCGGAGACAGCACTTCCCTGAAGAATAACTACGTCATCACGATGTATGAAGACTCCAAAGGTCGATTCTGGGTGGGGTGCATTAACGGACTGCTTCAATATGACCGGGCAACCGATTCGTTTCGTGATGTTGCCGTGTATGATGGGAAGCAACGGGTCTATTCGCCGATCTATTCTATTATCGAAAAGCAGGATGGAGAGATATGGGCGGCAACGTCCCGTAACGGCATTGTCAGAATTCCGAAGGGAAATGGCCCTGTTCAGGCCGATAGGAAGCTTTCTGCTCAGTTGAGCAGTAAATTCCTCGTGGCGATACATCAGGATAGCCATGGCGATATCTGGATTGCCACGGACTACCGGGGGGTGAACCGTTATTCGGCAAAAACGGGAAAAGTTACCCAGTATAAAAGTCCCGGAGAGATAGGCAGTAACCAGATTTCGGCTATTTGCGAAAGCTGCCGGGGAGAGATATTTGTAGGAACATTATCCAAAGGGTTATTCCGGTTTAATCCTGCAACGAATAAGTTTGATGCAGTACCTTACAAGTCTGGCTCTGGTGCCTTGCCGGTGAAAAGCCTTTTTGTGGATAAGCAAAAGCGTTTGCTGGTAGGAACCGACGGAAACGGGATCAAGATATACAACGAGAAGGAGGGATGTCTGGAGGATTTCAGGATACCGTGGGCGCCTTTTGATTTCTCGAGAATGAAGGTGCATGCCATTCTTCAGGACAAAGATGGGAATCTCTGGACCGGCATTTTCCAGAAAGGAGTATTCTTCTCCCCGAATAATCCCAACAAGTTTAACTATCTGGGATATAAATCCTATACAGGCAATAAAATCGGTTCAGGTTGCGTGATGTCGGTACTCAAGGACCGTGACAATACCCTCTGGGTTGGTACCGACAATGATGGTCTTTACAGCATTGCCCCCGATGGATCATCGCACCATTATACTCCTCTGAACGATGGGAAGTCTGTTCCCGGTACCATTATGTCTATTGTCGAAGGAGATAACAGTACATTGTGGCTGGGTTCCTATTTTGACGGATTTTCCAGGTTTGATAAGCATACCGGAAACTGTACTTACTACGATTACACTCTGGAAGGGCAGGCTGCGAATACATTTCGAAATAAAGTTGATTGCATTGCACGAGACCCGCAAAACCGGCTTTGGATAGGCACCAATGGAGCCGGGGTATATGTTTTTGATCCGGCTACTTCGAATTATACTGCTCACTACTCCTACTCGGCGCCTAAGGCATTCCGCCTGCATAGTGAGTGGATCAATACGATTCTGTGTGATCATGACGGCATTATCTGGGTAGGCACGTACGACGGTTTTTGCAGCATTGATCCCCGAAAGGGCAAGATTTCCGTCTATAATATGGAAAATAAGGCACTGCCTGGAAACTCGGTTTATTCTATCATCGGAGACAGAAAGGGAAATCTCTGGGTAGGTACTTCGGAAGGGTTGGCCTGTTTCAATAAGAAAACACATACATCACGCTTCTATACGACCAAAGACGGAATGGCCGATAATGTCATCTGCGGTATTCTCGAAGATGAATCTGGAAACATCTGGATAAGCACCCACGGTGGTATTTCCAAACTGATCGTTTCCCAAAACAAATTTGTCAATCACTACGCTTTCGATGGCCTTCAGGGAAATGAGTTTAGCAAGGGAGCTGCCTTCAGGGCTCCGTCGGGAGAGATGTTCTTTGGGGGCATCAGTGGTGTAACCTCTTTTTCCCCAAAAGAGATAAAAGATAAACGCACTCCGCTACACCTCTTCCTGACCGGCCTTTACATCATGGACAGACCGGTAGTGCAGGGGCAGAAATCGGGACGACACCAGATTATTGATGGCTTTATCTCGGATGTCAATACCATCCGGTTAAGTTACAAAGACAATATGTTTGCCCTGGCGTTTTCGACCTTTGACTTCAGTAATTCCCGGCATGTCTATTACCGGTACTTCATGGAGGGGGTGAGCTCCCAGTGGATGACGACCGAGAAAGGCGTCAACCGGATCAACTTTACCAACATTGATTATGGCAGTTACAAACTGCGGGTAAAAGCCTGTATCCATGATACGATGTCGGAAGAGAAAGTATTTTACATCCTGATTTCGCCACCCTGGTACTTCTCCTGGTGGGCGAAAACAATCTATTTTATCCTCTTTCTGCTTTTGATGTGGGGAATTGCCCAGTATATCCTCAATAAAATTCGCTACCGGCAGGAGATTATGCGTGTAGAGCACGCCGAGCAGATCAGTGAGGCTAAGCTGCAGTTCTTTATCAATATCTCCCACGAGATACGTACGCCGATGACCCTGATTATGAGTCCGCTGGAGAAGTTGATTAAGGAAAATAGCGATCCGGAGCATCAGAAGCTTTACCAGATGATGTTCCGTAACTCGCAGCGCATTCTCAGCCTGATTAACCAGTTGATGGATATCCGGAAAATAGACAAAGGTCAGATGACGGTGAAATTGCGTGAAGCCGATTTGGTGGGATTTATTGATGACCTGATGCAGACTTTCGAATATCAGGCTGTTAAGCGAAACATTAAATTTTCATTTGTTCACCGTGATCCGCAACTGAATGTCTGGATTGACCTGAATAGTTTTGATAAAGTATTGGTAAACTTGCTTGCAAATGCTTTTAAGTTTACACCGGATAACGGAGAAATTACGATTACCATGCAGCGGGAGGCGAATGAAAGTGCGTCAGGTCCGCTCCGGGAGTATTGTGAAATTGTGGTTTCAGATACAGGGATTGGTCTGGATGCTGATAAGATTGATAAGATATTTGAACGCTTTTACCAGATTGACAACGAGCAGGAGAAGGTTAACTTCGGTACCGGTATCGGATTGCATCTGGCAAAATCTCTCATCGAGTTGCTTCATGGAGAACTGTTTGCCCGGAATAAGCAAGAAGGGCTGGGGAGTGAATTTGTCATCTGGTTGCCATTAGGAAGTGCTCACCTGGCAGCCAATGAGATAGAAACGAATGGGCATAAACTTCCCGTTAAATCTGCTCGTGAAGGTGTGGAAACGGAGCTGGAAAAGCAATCCCTTGGCAAAGAGAAGCTGCCTAAAGCCAGAACCAACTATCGGGTGCTGGTCGTGGACGATGAGGATGAAATCCGCCATTACCTGAGCCGCGAACTTTCGGTTTATTATCATGTAAGTGAATGCCGTAATGGAAAAGAGGCACTCGATTTTATTTTGAAAGAAAAACCTCATCTGGTGATCAGCGATGTGATGATGCCGGAAATGGATGGTATTACCTTGTGTAGGAAGTTGAAGACCAATATCAATATTAACCACATTCCGATTATTCTGCTGACGGCAAAAACGGGAGATGATCATGTGGCAGAGGGGCTGGATACCGGTGCCGATGCCTATGTGGTGAAGCCTTTTAATGTTGAGTTGTTGAAGAAACAGGTGGCCAACCTGATTGAAAACCGGGAGCGTCTGGAACTGAAACCGGTGGATGCGGAGCAGAACAAGAATCTGATCAAGCAGGTTGTTTTGCGCCCGCACGATCAGGTGCTGCTGGAGAAGATCATGAAGATCATCAATGACAATATTGCCAATCCGGAGCTGAACGTCGAGACGCTGGCTGTAGGAACAGGGATGAGCCGTGTTCACATGCACCGTAAACTCAAGGAGCTGACTAATCAATCAGCCCGTGATCTCATTCGCACGATCCGTTTGCAACAGGCCGGAGAGATTCTGAAGAGTCAGAAACAAAGTATCTCCGATATAGCCTATGCGTTGGGATTTTCCAACCTGTCGCATTTCTCCAACTCCTTCCGGGAATTCTACGGTATGTCACCTTCTGAGTATGCCGAAAAGTACCGGGGAGACAAAAATGAGAGTTGA